One stretch of Prunus persica cultivar Lovell chromosome G1, Prunus_persica_NCBIv2, whole genome shotgun sequence DNA includes these proteins:
- the LOC109947523 gene encoding uncharacterized protein LOC109947523, which yields MEGVLTVERDRVAGSCNSPPYFDGNNYAAWREKFEIFLDALDEYASEYLTKEWVAPVKTVESNVVPKPRSEWTEAEVFAAYSNKKARNALVTALSSTQFSHIQHILNAKQAWDKLRVVHEGDDQVRSLKLQMMPAQFEELRMSETESISEFYGRVEMITNEAMSLGQPIDELLVVQKILRVLPSRFRAKKTAIMEVQNLNEIKLGKLVGKLKTYEMELNMEKNDTKKSKNVALQGVNDSSLKGGEKSSGFEDEMALFVKKFRRILRDKGKFARKGSSGSERQVRPSTDQSNERNKDVKPFTKDFRKSVKCFTCGGIGHYAAHCANNQKKYSKGKDKAIKVSWSESESEVSQGDSFFSDNDDQHVAFVASVQSVSDKSDSESDDLSYE from the exons ATGGAAG GTGTGCTCACTGTGGAACGGGATCGAGTTGCTGGATCTTGCAACTCCCCTCCTTATTTTGATGGAAACAACTACGCTGCTTGGAGAGAAAAATTTGAGATATTCCTTGATGCTCTTGATGAGTACGCAAGTGAGTATCTCACAAAAGAGTGGGTTGCTCCTGTCAAGACTGTTGAGAGTAATGTTGTGCCCAAGCCTAGGTCGGAATGGACTGAAGCTGAGGTGTTTGCTGCATATTCAAACAAGAAGGCCAGAAATGCCTTAGTTACAGCCTTGTCTAGCACACAATTTTCACATATACAACACATCCTAAATGCGAAACAGGCTTGGGATAAACTAAGGGTGGTTCATGAAGGGGATGACCAAGTTAGATCCCTAAAACTTCAGATGATGCCTGCACAATTTGAAGAACTTAGGATGTCTGAAACTGAGTCTATTTCTGAGTTCTATGGGAGAGTTGAGATGATCACTAATGAAGCCATGAGTCTCGGTCAACCTATTGATGAGCTTCTTGTTGTTCAGAAAATCCTTCGTGTTCTACCATCTAGGTTTAGAGCAAAGAAAACCGCAATCATGGAGGTCCAAAACTTAAATGAAATTAAGCTTGGCAAGCTCGtaggaaaattgaaaacctaTGAGATGGAGTTGAATATGGAAAAGAATGAcactaaaaaatcaaaaaatgtTGCACTTCAAGGAGTGAATGATTCCTCTCTGAAAGGTGGTGAAAAATCCTCAGGTTTTGAGGATGAGATGGCTTTGTTtgtcaaaaaatttaggaGAATTCTTAGGGATAAAGGAAAGTTTGCTAGAAAGGGCAGCTCTGGTAGTGAGAGACAAGTTAGACCATCAACTGATCAGTCTAATGAGAGGAACAAGGATGTCAAACCTTTCACTAAAGATTTTAGAAAATCTGTCAAGTGCTTCACATGTGGAGGCATTGGGCACTATGCTGCCCATTGTGCAAACAATCAGAAAAAATACTCCAAAGGAAAGGACAAGGCCATAAAAGTTAGCTGGAGTGAGAGTGAAAGTGAAGTGTCTCAAGGGGATTCATTTTTCTCTGATAATGATGACCAACATGTTGCTTTTGTTGCCTCTGTGCAGTCAGTGTCTGATAAATCTGATTCTGAGTCAGATGACCTGTCATACGAGTGA
- the LOC18790935 gene encoding BURP domain-containing protein 5: protein MGFHLPLIFAILSLAAVALANNAAQPAPQLYWNSVLPNTQMPRSISELLHPDSTNEEKSKPEIFPLQGNRVYTQSHYKKRPPPPSDEGKPENFPLANSFYTQTHYKKRPPPPSDEGKPENFPLGNSHYSQTGYAKGPPPPPKIFPFSGYSRKRYGGSPPPPSPFVQKDYGQNDKHYVQKNYGKVPPPPDNQLLHYKDLAIFFFEKDMRPGATMKFQFPRNSNTATFLPRESAQSIPFSSKKLPEIFNHFSVKPTSEEAKTIKQTIEECEAPGLKGEEKYCATSLESMVDFSTSKLGTRNVEAISTEVLEEGATKYMHNYTTMPGLKKLEGDKVVVCHKENYPYAVFFCHAIKQTAAYVLSLKADDGMKVKAVTICHLDTSEWDPEHLSFQILNVKPGTTPICHFLSTDAIAWVPKHKSA, encoded by the exons ATGGGGTTTCATCTCCCACTCATCTTTGCTATTCTCAGT CTAGCAGCGGTTGCACTGGCAAACAATGCTGCTCAACCAGCACCTCAACTTTACTGGAACTCCGTCCTGCCAAACACACAGATGCCAAGATCTATCAGTGAACTTCTGCATCCTG ACTccacaaatgaagaaaagagcAAACCTGAAATTTTCCCATTGCAGGGCAATAGAGTTTACACTCAAAGCCATTATAAAAAacgtcctcctcctccatctgACGAGGGCAAACCTGAAAATTTCCCATTGGCCAATAGCTTTTACACTCAAACCCATTATAAAAAacgtcctcctcctccatctgACGAGGGCAAACCTGAAAATTTCCCATTGGGCAATAGCCATTATTCTCAAACAGGGTATGCAAAAggtcctcctcctcctcctaaaATTTTCCCATTTTCAGGTTACAGTCGAAAAAGGTATGGAGGaagtcctcctcctccttctccatTCGTTCAAAAAGACTATGGACAGAACGATAAACATTACGTTCAAAAAAACTATGGAAAAGTTCCTCCTCCACCTGACAATCAACTACTCCATTATAAAGACTTGGCTATTTTCTTCTTCGAGAAGGACATGCGCCCTGGCGCAACAATGAAGTTCCAATTCCCTAGAAATTCAAACACGGCTACTTTCCTGCCACGCGAAAGTGCTCAATCGATCCCCTTCTCCTCTAAGAAACTACCAGAAATTTTCAACCATTTTTCAGTGAAGCCAACATCTGAGGAAGCCAAAACAATTAAGCAAACAATCGAAGAGTGTGAAGCTCCAGGCCTTAAGGGAGAGGAAAAATATTGCGCCACATCTTTAGAATCAATGGTTGATTTTAGCACTTCGAAGCTTGGAACAAGAAACGTTGAAGCAATCTCAACGGAGGTATTGGAAGAAGGAGCCACCAAGTACATGCACAACTATACAACAATGCCGGGACTGAAGAAGTTGGAAGGTGACAAAGTCGTTGTGTGTCATAAGGAGAACTATCCCTATGCTGTGTTTTTCTGCCATGCAATAAAACAAACAGCAGCTTATGTTCTCTCCCTGAAAGCCGATGATGGGATGAAGGTGAAAGCAGTAACCATCTGCCATCTAGACACATCAGAATGGGACCCAGAGCATTTGTCCTTCCAAATCCTCAACGTTAAGCCCGGAACCACTCCCATCTGCCATTTCCTTTCCACTGATGCTATTGCCTGGGTTCCAAAACACAAGTCTGCATGA
- the LOC109947526 gene encoding uncharacterized protein LOC109947526 translates to MGTEDPLTHLHSFQSAIGCKGLSDERQCLLFPSSLTEAALNWFYRLEPETVNSFDELKQIFLNHFMIQTDRLYSADDLYTIRQREDEPLREYAVRFSHEYSRCPKTDDRATYGAFKSGLRSSHFRYLVHSSNWRTYDELMQAAIHAKAEYFNSKPAVSARRGDAEPSAYPVKAPPYERVDPYLAGHKRKDDRADRREHPKKGKGRYGRNDHRAPLPNRDHGNEVFTLLNTTYEAVLMNEQEIIPKPNLRRSNRQDNRDTGKFCRYHQHNSHNTEDCISLRKIVERLIREGKLDQYIARQPPAPVPNPIRQINMISTISGGPTIAGMSNRSMKQYVRAAQFPQVFGIEVNRYHEIPKVHWEPITFCEEEEEGILYPHDDPMIIRAEITDYDVGRVLIDTGSSVNMIFAEAFREMGIKDSQVNRQLTPLLSFSGDLVQPVGSVKLPITFGTAPRKTTVYNQFLIIDCPTAYNVIVG, encoded by the coding sequence ATGGGAACGGAGGACCCCTTAACACACCTCCACTCATTTCAGTCCGCCATTGGATGCAAGGGCCTGAGCGATGAAAGGCAGTGCCTGCTATTCCCGTCTTCCCTTACCGAAGCAGCCCTGAACTGGTTCTACCGGTTGGAGCCGGAAACGGTAAATTCCTTCGACGAGCTGAAACAAATTTTCCTCAATCACTTCATGATCCAAACGGATCGTCTTTACTCTGCCGATGATCTGTACACGATTCGGCAAAGAGAGGATGAACCGTTGAGAGAATACGCGGTGCGCTTCAGTCACGAATACTCAAGGTGTCCGAAAACAGACGATAGGGCAACCTACGGCGCCTTCAAGAGTGGCCTTCGGTCCTCGCATTTCCGATACCTAGTACACAGCAGCAACTGGCGCACGTACGATGAACTGATGCAGGCAGCAATCCATGCCAAAGCCGAATACTTCAACTCGAAACCCGCGGTTTCGGCACGGCGAGGAGATGCCGAACCAAGTGCTTATCCGGTAAAGGCGCCACCCTACGAGAGAGTCGACCCATATTTGGCAGGTCATAAGAGGAAAGACGACCGTGCCGATCGAAGAGAACACCCGAAGAAGGGAAAAGGGAGGTATGGTCGCAACGACCACCGAGCGCCCCTGCCGAATCGTGACCACGGCAATGAAGTCTTCACCCTATTGAACACTACCTACGAGGCCGTCCTAATGAACGAACAAGAAATAATACCAAAGCCGAACCTGCGAAGATCCAATCGGCAAGACAACCGGGATACCGGTAAATTCTGCCGATACCATCAGCATAACAGCCATAATACGGAAGACTGTATAAGCCTAAGAAAAATTGTCGAACGGTTGATCAGAGAGGGGAAGCTAGATCAGTATATCGCCCGGCAGCCACCGGCGCCGGTACCGAATCCAATTCGGCAGATAAACATGATAAGCACTATCAGCGGTGGCCCCACCATCGCAGGAATGAGCAACCGTTCAATGAAGCAATACGTGCGCGCCGCACAATTTCCGCAGGTATTCGGCATAGAGGTGAATCGGTATCATGAAATACCGAAAGTTCATTGGGAACCAATCACATTTTgcgaagaggaggaagagggcaTCCTCTATCCCCACGACGACCCAATGATCATTCGAGCAGAAATTACCGACTACGATGTAGGACGGGTACTGATCGATACCGGGAGCTCGGTGAACATGATTTTTGCCGAAGCTTTCCGAGAGATGGGAATAAAGGACAGCCAGGTCAACCGGCAGTTGACACCTTTGTTAAGTTTCTCTGGGGACCTGGTCCAACCGGTCGGTAGTGTAAAACTGCCAATTACCTTCGGCACCGCGCCAAGGAAAACGACGGTATACAATCAGTTCCTCATCATTGACTGCCCGACAGCGTACAACGTCATAGTTGGATGA